A region from the Myxococcus stipitatus genome encodes:
- a CDS encoding N-acetyltransferase, translating into MHLERLRFKEINLADPFFDSLKAGYKEFPIWFAKKAEDFAYVFKNPQGTIDGFLYLKLENGPVSDTKPPLPSAHRLKVGTMKINAHGTKLGERFIKKIFDHAVFDKVEEVYVTVFSHHSPLIGLLERYGFHAAGTKESPNGTELVLVKQMKAAHADVVLDYPLIRLHDKRAYLLALHPQWHTRLLPDSILKNEDSDIVQDISHTNSIHKVYLAGMFGMEALRRGDVLLIYRTSDYQGAAHYRSVATSVCVVEEYRPIHSFETRDEFLTYCRPYSVFEEQELQRFWAERKYPHVVRFTYNLALRKRVTRKVMIEEVGLDSSARWGFMSLTHGQFVNIIRKGLTDEGLVIYQA; encoded by the coding sequence ATGCATCTCGAGCGCTTGCGCTTCAAGGAAATCAATCTCGCGGACCCATTCTTCGACTCACTGAAGGCGGGCTACAAAGAGTTTCCCATCTGGTTCGCCAAGAAAGCAGAAGACTTCGCATACGTCTTCAAGAACCCTCAAGGCACCATCGACGGATTCCTGTACCTCAAGCTCGAGAATGGCCCGGTCTCAGACACGAAGCCCCCGCTCCCATCCGCCCATCGCCTGAAGGTCGGGACGATGAAAATCAACGCTCACGGGACCAAGTTGGGCGAGCGATTCATCAAGAAGATCTTCGACCACGCGGTGTTCGACAAGGTCGAAGAAGTCTATGTGACGGTGTTTTCACACCACAGCCCTCTAATTGGACTTCTAGAACGCTATGGATTTCACGCGGCGGGAACCAAGGAATCCCCAAATGGAACGGAGTTGGTACTTGTAAAGCAGATGAAGGCAGCCCACGCAGACGTGGTACTGGACTATCCTCTCATCCGGCTACACGACAAGCGTGCCTACCTTCTTGCACTCCACCCTCAGTGGCACACGCGACTGCTCCCCGACTCAATCCTGAAGAACGAAGACTCCGACATCGTCCAGGACATCTCTCACACAAACAGTATCCACAAAGTATACTTGGCCGGGATGTTTGGGATGGAGGCACTGAGACGCGGAGATGTCCTCCTGATCTATCGGACATCAGACTACCAGGGCGCGGCACACTATCGCTCCGTCGCGACCTCGGTCTGTGTCGTCGAGGAATATCGCCCGATTCATTCCTTTGAAACACGCGACGAGTTTCTGACCTACTGTCGACCTTACAGTGTATTCGAGGAACAAGAACTCCAGCGTTTCTGGGCTGAAAGGAAGTACCCCCATGTCGTCCGTTTCACCTACAATCTGGCACTAAGGAAGCGGGTCACACGAAAGGTGATGATCGAGGAAGTGGGGCTTGACAGCAGCGCTCGGTGGGGATTCATGTCTCTGACTCATGGGCAGTTCGTGAATATCATTCGAAAGGGACTCACCGATGAAGGTCTTGTTATCTATCAAGCCTGA
- a CDS encoding ASCH domain-containing protein, with protein sequence MKVLLSIKPEYAEKILEGKKHYEFRRAVFKNPEVKTVVIYATKPVGKVVGEFDIAEVLSECPSDLWARTSKLAGITRRFFDQYFTGRKTAYAIKVQNVRRYRKPLELQTLLENGVPPQSFCYLHSARQ encoded by the coding sequence ATGAAGGTCTTGTTATCTATCAAGCCTGAATACGCGGAGAAGATCCTCGAGGGAAAAAAGCACTACGAGTTTCGTAGAGCTGTTTTCAAGAACCCCGAGGTCAAAACTGTCGTCATCTATGCAACCAAGCCCGTCGGCAAGGTGGTAGGCGAGTTCGATATCGCCGAGGTTCTTTCGGAGTGCCCCAGCGACCTCTGGGCACGCACTTCGAAGCTGGCAGGAATCACTCGTCGCTTCTTCGACCAATACTTCACCGGCCGGAAGACGGCGTACGCCATCAAGGTCCAGAACGTCCGCCGCTACCGCAAGCCCCTGGAACTACAGACCCTCCTCGAAAATGGTGTGCCACCCCAATCGTTCTGCTACCTGCATTCAGCAAGGCAATAG
- the tpx gene encoding thiol peroxidase has translation MAEFKNRVTYRGQPVTLEGEQEVKEGDIAPDFTVYKGLNASDAVHLSDVKGNVVVLSVSPSVDTKVCAIQLRTFNKQATEMGPGVKVWYVSLDLPFALNRFSAAEGINHVSVLSDYKDREFARKYGVYMKELGLLARSTFVVDRDGKVVFREIVPEMTHEPDYDAALEAVRKAL, from the coding sequence ATGGCCGAGTTCAAGAACAGGGTCACCTACCGCGGACAGCCGGTGACGCTGGAGGGCGAGCAGGAGGTGAAGGAGGGCGACATCGCCCCGGACTTCACCGTCTACAAGGGGCTCAATGCCAGTGACGCGGTGCACCTGTCCGACGTGAAGGGCAACGTGGTGGTGCTGAGCGTGTCGCCCAGCGTGGACACGAAGGTGTGCGCCATCCAGCTGCGCACCTTCAACAAGCAGGCGACGGAGATGGGGCCGGGCGTGAAGGTCTGGTACGTGAGCCTGGACCTGCCCTTCGCGCTCAACCGCTTCAGCGCGGCCGAGGGCATCAACCACGTCAGCGTCCTGTCGGACTACAAGGACCGGGAGTTCGCGCGGAAGTATGGCGTGTACATGAAGGAGCTGGGCCTGCTGGCGCGCAGCACCTTCGTGGTGGACCGGGACGGCAAGGTGGTGTTCCGCGAGATCGTCCCGGAGATGACGCACGAGCCGGACTACGACGCCGCGCTGGAGGCGGTGCGCAAGGCGCTCTGA
- a CDS encoding ROK family protein, which produces MPTLGIDLGGTFARAAVVDGAGRMLASSKVALGERSPSGVVETIAQAASAAVKSAGVVVGACGVGAAAQIHKDSGVLSVAPNLGWRNVPLGDLLTRRLGQPVRVVNDLSAAAWGELHAGAGRGAQDLLVVFVGSGVGSAIISGGRLLDGAGGVAGELGHIKVVPGGRRCGCGEQGCLEAYTGGHNLIAQARELLAAGTSPGLAALCHGDPAKLTPLVLEQAAEAGDAEAREVYERAARFLALAVANQVTMLNPARLILGGGVLNHCPGMRRRVLEGVRAWASQTSREGLLIADAELGDDSGLIGAALLAA; this is translated from the coding sequence ATGCCGACGCTTGGAATCGACCTGGGTGGGACGTTTGCCCGTGCCGCGGTGGTGGACGGCGCGGGGAGGATGCTGGCGTCGTCGAAGGTGGCGCTCGGCGAGCGCAGCCCGTCCGGCGTGGTGGAGACCATCGCCCAGGCGGCGTCCGCGGCGGTGAAGTCGGCGGGCGTGGTGGTGGGCGCGTGTGGCGTCGGCGCCGCCGCGCAGATCCACAAGGATTCGGGGGTGCTGTCCGTCGCTCCGAACCTGGGCTGGCGCAACGTGCCGCTGGGCGACCTGCTCACCCGGCGCCTGGGGCAGCCCGTGCGGGTGGTGAACGACCTGTCGGCCGCGGCCTGGGGCGAGCTGCACGCGGGCGCGGGGCGCGGGGCGCAGGATTTGTTGGTGGTCTTCGTGGGCTCCGGCGTGGGCAGCGCCATCATCTCCGGGGGCCGGCTGCTGGATGGCGCGGGGGGCGTCGCGGGCGAGCTGGGCCACATCAAGGTGGTGCCGGGGGGCCGCCGCTGCGGCTGCGGCGAGCAGGGCTGCCTGGAGGCGTACACCGGCGGCCACAACCTCATCGCGCAGGCGCGCGAGCTGCTGGCGGCGGGCACGTCGCCGGGGCTGGCGGCGTTGTGCCACGGCGACCCGGCGAAGCTGACGCCGCTGGTGCTGGAGCAGGCGGCGGAAGCGGGCGACGCGGAGGCCCGGGAGGTGTATGAGCGGGCCGCCCGGTTCCTGGCGCTGGCGGTGGCCAACCAGGTGACGATGCTGAATCCGGCGAGGCTCATCCTCGGGGGCGGGGTGTTGAACCACTGCCCGGGGATGCGCCGGCGGGTGCTGGAGGGTGTGCGGGCGTGGGCGTCCCAGACGTCCCGCGAGGGGCTGCTCATCGCCGACGCGGAGCTCGGCGACGACAGCGGCCTCATTGGTGCGGCGTTGCTGGCCGCGTGA
- a CDS encoding NADPH-dependent FMN reductase: MSGPRILAVSGSLRTGGFNRLLVDLAVKKARELGAQVDVLDLKAQDLPLYDADVEAAGLPPSVVDLRERVGNAQAFIISSPEYNSSIPGGLKNAIDWASRPPGRRFQGKWAAVMGASPGPFGTARMQPHLRQVMLAVGAMVLPTQLHLARAGEAFTPDGALKDEARQKDVEALVTELVDRVKV; this comes from the coding sequence ATGAGCGGTCCTCGCATCCTCGCCGTCAGCGGCAGCCTGCGCACGGGCGGCTTCAACCGGCTGCTCGTCGACCTGGCGGTGAAGAAGGCGCGCGAATTGGGCGCGCAGGTGGACGTGCTGGACCTGAAGGCCCAGGACCTGCCGCTGTACGACGCCGACGTCGAGGCGGCGGGCCTGCCTCCTTCCGTGGTGGACCTGCGCGAGCGCGTGGGCAACGCCCAGGCGTTCATCATCTCCAGTCCGGAGTACAACTCGTCGATTCCGGGCGGCTTGAAGAACGCCATCGACTGGGCCTCTCGCCCCCCGGGCCGGCGGTTCCAGGGCAAGTGGGCCGCCGTCATGGGGGCCAGCCCTGGCCCCTTTGGCACCGCTCGCATGCAGCCGCACCTGCGGCAGGTGATGCTGGCGGTGGGGGCGATGGTCCTGCCCACGCAGCTGCACCTGGCGCGCGCGGGGGAGGCGTTCACTCCGGACGGGGCGCTGAAGGACGAGGCTCGTCAGAAGGACGTGGAGGCGCTCGTGACGGAGCTGGTGGACCGGGTGAAGGTCTGA
- a CDS encoding phosphomannomutase/phosphoglucomutase, translated as MNAHIFREYDIRGLVDKDLTAEVVELLGKGLGTIIRRQGGRYIAVGRDCRESSTRFRDSLCAGLTSTGLNVFDVGVVPTPLTYFAANTLPVDGLAMITGSHNPPEYNGFKIGAGKTTFHSHEIQALRKLIEARDFVVDATPGTVTPFDIITPYNHFVRQTVKVGRKGMRIVIDAGNGTGGAIAVPLFQSMGFDVVPLFCEMDATFPNHHPDPTVVENLQDLIAAVKREKAEVGIAYDGDSDRIGVIDDQGNILWGDQLMVLFSRYVLKESPGAAIVGEVKCSYTLYDDIARRGGKPVMWKAGHSLIKAKMKEEHAELAGEMSGHIFFKNRYFGFDDAVYSSARLLEILTHEPQKLSELLSDVPKTYASPELRFDTKEEKKFEMVKRATETLRAAGHDIIDVDGVRVTFPDGWGLIRASNTQPILVLRFEANTPERLKEIQALIEGTVARVQREVGG; from the coding sequence CTGGGCACCATCATCCGGCGCCAGGGCGGCCGCTACATCGCCGTGGGCCGCGACTGCCGCGAGTCGTCCACCCGCTTCCGCGACTCGCTGTGTGCCGGCCTCACCTCCACCGGCCTCAACGTCTTCGACGTGGGCGTCGTGCCCACGCCGCTGACCTACTTCGCCGCCAACACCCTGCCGGTGGATGGCCTGGCCATGATCACCGGCAGCCACAACCCGCCCGAGTACAACGGCTTCAAGATTGGCGCGGGCAAGACGACCTTCCACAGCCACGAAATCCAGGCGTTGCGCAAGCTCATCGAGGCGCGCGACTTCGTGGTGGACGCCACCCCCGGCACCGTCACCCCGTTCGACATCATCACCCCCTACAACCACTTCGTCCGGCAGACGGTGAAGGTGGGCCGCAAGGGGATGCGCATCGTCATCGACGCGGGCAACGGCACCGGCGGCGCCATCGCCGTGCCCCTCTTCCAGAGCATGGGCTTCGACGTCGTCCCTCTGTTCTGCGAGATGGACGCCACCTTCCCCAACCACCACCCGGACCCCACCGTGGTGGAGAACCTCCAGGACCTCATCGCCGCCGTGAAGCGCGAGAAGGCCGAGGTGGGCATCGCCTACGACGGTGACAGCGACCGCATCGGCGTCATCGACGACCAGGGCAACATCCTCTGGGGCGACCAGCTCATGGTCCTCTTCAGCCGCTACGTGCTCAAGGAGAGCCCGGGCGCGGCCATCGTCGGCGAGGTGAAGTGCAGCTACACGCTGTACGACGACATCGCCAGGCGCGGCGGAAAGCCCGTCATGTGGAAGGCGGGCCACTCGCTCATCAAGGCGAAGATGAAGGAGGAGCACGCGGAGCTGGCCGGCGAGATGAGCGGCCACATCTTCTTCAAGAACCGCTACTTCGGCTTCGACGACGCGGTGTACTCGTCCGCGCGCCTGCTCGAGATCCTCACCCACGAACCCCAGAAGCTCTCCGAGCTGCTCTCCGACGTGCCGAAGACCTACGCCAGCCCCGAGCTGCGCTTCGACACGAAGGAGGAGAAGAAGTTCGAGATGGTCAAGCGCGCCACGGAGACGCTGCGCGCCGCGGGCCACGACATCATCGACGTGGACGGCGTGCGCGTGACGTTCCCGGACGGCTGGGGCCTCATCCGCGCCTCCAACACCCAGCCCATCCTGGTGCTGCGCTTCGAGGCCAACACGCCCGAGCGGCTGAAGGAGATCCAGGCCCTCATCGAGGGCACCGTGGCCCGCGTGCAGCGCGAGGTCGGAGGGTGA